The genomic stretch GCATGACTCGGGACGCTATCGGGAGGCCGCTCGGGGCGCCGACTAGCGTCGGCCATCGTGAGCAGCTCCGTGACCTCGAAAGCCGAGCGCGACTTCGTCCGGGCCCATCTCGACGACCTGCACGCCGACCTGGACGCGTGGTTGCGCATCCCCTCCATCTCGGCCGACCCGGCGCACGCCCCGTACGTCGCCGAGAGCGCGGCCTGGCTGGCCGAGGCGCTGCGCCGCACGGGCTTCCCGGTCGTCGAGATCTGGCCGACGCCAGGTGCGCCCGCCGTCTTCGCCGAGTGGCCGTCGGAGGACCCCGACGCCCCCGTCGCGCTGGTCTACGGGCACCACGACGTCCAGCCGGTCGACCCGCCCGAGCTGTGGGTCCACCCGCCGTTCGAGCCGACGCGGGTCGACGGCCCCGACGGACCGGAGCTGCACGCCCGGGGCGCCATCGACGACAAGGGCAACGTCGCCTTCCACCTGCTCGGCATGCGCGCCCATCTCGCCGCGACCGGGCGCGACACCCCGGCGGTCACGGTCAAGCTGCTCATCGAGGGCGAGGAGGAGTCCGGCTCCCCGCACTTCGCCGATCTGCTCCGGGAGCGGCGCGACCGGCTCGACTGCGACGTGGTCGTCGTGAGCGACACCGGCATGGCCGCGCCCGACCTGCCGAGCGCGGTGACGTCGATGCGCGGGCTGGCCGACGCCGAGATCACGTTGCGCGGACCGGCCGTCGACCTGCACTCCGGCTCCTTCGGCGGCGCGGTCCCCAACCCGCTGCACGCGATGGCCAAGCTGCTGGCGACGCTGCACGACGACCAGGGGCGGGTGACACTGCCCGGCTTCTACGACAAGGTTCGCCCGCTCAGCGACCGGGAGCGCGAGCTCATGGCCCGGGTGCCCTTCGACGAGCAGGAGTGGCTGGCCGGCCCGGCCGCCTCGCGCGCCACGACCGGCGAGGCGGGGTTCAGCACCCTCGAGCGGGTCGGGGCCCGGCCCACGGCCGAGGTCAACGGCATGTGGGGCGGTTACCAGGGGCCAGGGCACAAGACGATCGTCCCGGCCGAGGCGCACGCCAAGCTGACCTTCCGGCTCGTCGCCGACCAGCGACCCGAGGACGTCGCCGCGCAGGTGCACGCCTGGGTGGAGGCGAACCTGCCCGAGGGCATCGAGGCCGAGGTGCACGCTCCGCCCGCCGGCGTCGCGCCGTGCGCCAGCGACCTGGACTCGCCCTGGATGGACTCCCTGCTGCGGGCCATCGCGCAGGCCTGGGACTCGCGGCCAGAGGACGTCCTGTTCCTCAAGGAAGGCGGCAGCGGGCCGGAGGCCGACCTCGTCGAGCAGCTCGGTGCGCCGCTGGTCTTCCTCGGCGCCGGACTGCCGACCGACCGCATCCACTCGCCGAACGAGCGGGTGCTGCTCTCGCAGCTGCACCGCGGTGCCGAGGCGGCGGCCCACCTGTGGCGGGAGCTGGCCGCGGTAGGGGCCCGCTAGGGCCTGGTCCCGAGGACGACGGTCGCGCCACGCTCGCCGTCCTCGGCCTCCCGCGCCGTCAGCCCGGCAGCGGCGAGGGCCGAGAGCGCAGCCGGCACCTGGTCCTCGCCGGCCTCGAACAGCACGGTGCCGCCCGGAGCCAGCCAGGACGGCGCCCCCGCGACCAGCCGGCGGGCGACGGCCAGCCCGTCGGCGCCGCCGTCGAGGGCGATCGGCGGCTCGTGCAGCCGCGCCTCGGGCGGCATCAGCGCGATGGCGTCGGCCGGCACGTAGGGCACGTTCGCGACGAGCACGTCGATGCGGCCCCGGAGCTCCGCGGGAAGGGCCTCGAACAGGTCGCCGACGTGCACGGGGCGGCCGGGCAGGTTCCGGCGGGCGCACCGGACGGCGGTCGGGTCGACGTCCGCGGCGTGCAGCTCGATCCCGGGTGCCTCGGCCAGCAGGGCCGCTCCCACCGCGCCCGAGCCGCAGCAGAGGTCCACCACCACGGCGCCCGGGCGGGCAAGCGCAGCGGCTTGCTCGACCAGGTAGCCGGTGCGCCGCCGCGGCACGAACACGCCGGGGTCGACCTCGACGCGCAGCCCGCGGAACTCCGCCCAGCCCAGCAGGTGCTCGAGCGGCTCACCGGCCACCCGGCGGTCCACCAGTGCCTGCCGCGTGTCCGGGTCCGCGGCGGCTGCCTGCAGCAGGCGTGCCTCGTCCTCGGCGAACACACAGCCGGCCGCGCGCAGCCGGGCGACGACAGCGGGCTCGACGGTCATGGCGCGGCGACGCTACCCGGGGAAACCGCGGCGTCCACTGGCCCCCGCCCTAGGGTGATCCCGTGACCGGACCCTCCCAGCCGGCCCCACCGCCGGGCTGGTACCCCGACCCCGACGGCGCCGCCGGGCAGGTGCGGTGGTGGAACGGGGTGACCTGGTCGGACGTGACGACGCCCGCCGGCCCCGGCGTCGCGGTCCAGGCCTCACCGCTGCTGGCCCCGCCGGTGCGCCCGGGCGCCGCGAACCCGCCGGAGCTCCTCGCGTCCGGCCCGGGCGGTCCGGGCAGGATCGGCTGGGTCATCGGGATCTCGCTGCTGGTCCTCGTCCTCGTGGTGGGCGCTGGGCTGCTCGTCGGAAGCGCGGGCGGCGAGGGCTCCCCGGCCGCGACGTCGTCGTCCTCCGCCGCGGTCCCACCCCTCGTGCCCGCCCCGGGACCCTCGACGTTCCCCCCGGGCACCGTCCGGATCATCGACGAGGCAGCGGGCATCTCGTACCCGTACCTGGGTGAGGGGTGGCTGGAGTTCGATCTCTTCCCGCAGGCGGAGGTCACCTCCATCGCTGGGCAGTACTTCACGACCCAGGAGCTCACCCCCGACAACACGATCTTCATCGCCCAGTGCACCTCGGGGCCGCTCGCCGACGGCTACGGCTGGGGCGGGCCGGCCACGCTGGCCTCCACCGTGGCCACCGTCGCCGACAGCGTCCGCGGCAACTACTACCCGCAGCCGAACGAGCGCCGGGTGCTCCGGGAGGAGGAGCGCACCGTCGACGGGCACGCCGCCTACCTGTACGAGTTCCAGCTGTCGTGGAACGCGCCCGGCTACGACGCGACCGGCGAACGGGCCGCGTTGCTGCTGGTCGACGTCGGCCGTCCGGCGCCGGCGCTGCTCTACGTCTCGATCCCGAACACCCACGCCGAGCTCTACGGCGTGATCGATCGCGTCGTCGGCGCCGTCGAGGTGCTGTAACACCGGGCACCCTCCGGGCCCCACTCGTCGGGCGCGGTTACTGTCGGCTCGTGACTAGTGCTGGGGCCGAACTGACCCTGCGGCACCCGGTGGAGCGCTTCACGCTGGACAACGGCCTGCGCGTCGTCCTGGCTCCCGACCGGAGCGTGCCGGTGGTGGCCGTGAGCGTCTTCTACGACGTCGGGATGCGCAACGAGCCGGAGGGCCGCACGGGCTTCGCCCACCTCTTCGAGCACATGATGTTCCAGGGCTCGGCGAACGTGCCGAAGATGGAGCACGCGCGCCTGGTGCAAGCCGCCGGGGGCACGTTCAACGGCTCGACCCACCAGGACTACACGAACTACTACGAGGCGCTGCCTGCCGAGGCGCTGGAGCGCGCGCTGTTCCTCGAGGCCGACCGCATGGCCGCGCCGGCCATCACCGCGGAGAACCTGCGCAACCAGATCGACGTGGTGAAGGAGGAGATCCGGGTCAACGTGCTCAACCGGCCCTACGGCGCGTTCCCGTGGCTGCAACTGCCGCAGATCGCCTTCGAGAGCTTCGCCAACACCCACGACGGTTACGGCTCCTTCGTGGACCTCGAGTCCTCCACGGTGGACGACGCCGCCGACTTCTTCTCCACGTACTACGCCCCGGGCAACGCCGTCCTCTGCATCGGCGGTGACCTCGACGTCGCCGAGACCGAGAAGCTGGTCCAGCGCTGGTTCGGCCCGGTGGAGGCCCGCGCCGTCCCCCCCACCCCGCCCACCGGCGAACCGTGGCCCACGCAGGTGCGGTCCGACGTCGTCGAGGACCCGCTCGCCACCGCGCCCGCCGTCGCACTCGGCTGGCGGGTGCCCGACCCGGTCGGCGACTTCGACACCTACCTGGGCACCGTCCTGCTCGCCGAGCTGCTCAGCGAGGGCGACGCCTCGCGCCTCGAGCGCCGGCTCGTGCACGACGACCGCATCGCGATCGCGCAGAGCAGCTACGTGGGGCTCTTCGGCGACCCGTTCGACGTCCGCGACGCGACCCTGCTCACCACGCAGGTGCACCACCCGGCGGGGGTGCCGGCCGAGCGCGTGCTCGGCGCGGTGCACGAGGAGGTCGCGCGGATCGCCACCGACGGCGTCGGCGCCGACGAGCTCCGCCGGGTCCAGGCCCGCACCGAGGCCCAGCTGCTGCGGCAGGCCGACTCGGTGCTCGGCCGCACCCTGGCGTTCGCCGCGGCCGAGCTGATCCACGGCCGCGCGGAGCTGGCCGGCGAGCTCGCCGCCCGGCTCGCCGCGGTCACCCCGGACCAGGTCCGGACGGCGGCCCAGGGGCTCGACCCCGGCACGGTCGCCGTACTGGAGCTGCGCGCCACCGGAGGACGTCGATGACCGCCGCCGCGCCCGACCTCGCACGGGTCCCGCCGCTCGGCGAGCCGCGGCCGCAGCCGGTCCCCGCGGCCGAGGAGACGACGCTGCCCAACGGGCTGCGCGTCGTCGTCGTGCCGCGCCCCGGGGTGCCGCTGATCGAGCTGCGCCTGCGGGTGCCCTTCGCAGCGGCCGACGCCGCCGACGCGGCGACCCACACCGCCCAGGGTGCCGTGCTGTCCGGCGCGGTCCTCCTGGGGACGGCGTCGCACGACCAGACCGGCATCGCGCAGCTGCTCCAGACCCACGGCGCCGAGGTGTCGGTCTCGACCGACCCCGACCGGCTGCTGCTGGCCACGACGCTGCTGCCCGGGGGTCTCGCGCCCGTGCTGGGCGTGGTCGCCGAGCTGCTGACCGCGGCGACCTATCCCGACGACAAGGTCGTGGGCGAGCGGGACCGTGTGGCCGAGCGCATCTCCATCGCCCGTTCCCAGCCGGGCGTCATCGCCCGGGCCGCGCTGGCCCGCCGGCGCTACGGCGACCACCCGTACGCCATCACCGTGCCCGACGAGGAGCTCGTGGGGGCCGTCGACGGTGCGGCGCTCCGGGCGCTGCACGGCCGCCGCATCCTGCCGGCCGGCAGCGCCCTGGTCCTGGTGGGCGACCTCGATCCGCGTGCGGCGACCGACGCCGTCGCGGCGGCGCTGGGGGGCTGGTCGGGCAGCGGGCACGCCGTCGAGGCCCCGCTCGCGACCGACCGGCAGCTGCCCGGCATCGAGCTCGTGGACCGGCCCGGCGCGGTGCAGTCCAACCTGCGCCTCGGCGGTCCGGCGCCCGGCCGCACCGACCCGGACCTGGCCGCCGTCCGGCTGGCCAACA from Blastococcus sp. PRF04-17 encodes the following:
- a CDS encoding M20/M25/M40 family metallo-hydrolase, which gives rise to MSSSVTSKAERDFVRAHLDDLHADLDAWLRIPSISADPAHAPYVAESAAWLAEALRRTGFPVVEIWPTPGAPAVFAEWPSEDPDAPVALVYGHHDVQPVDPPELWVHPPFEPTRVDGPDGPELHARGAIDDKGNVAFHLLGMRAHLAATGRDTPAVTVKLLIEGEEESGSPHFADLLRERRDRLDCDVVVVSDTGMAAPDLPSAVTSMRGLADAEITLRGPAVDLHSGSFGGAVPNPLHAMAKLLATLHDDQGRVTLPGFYDKVRPLSDRERELMARVPFDEQEWLAGPAASRATTGEAGFSTLERVGARPTAEVNGMWGGYQGPGHKTIVPAEAHAKLTFRLVADQRPEDVAAQVHAWVEANLPEGIEAEVHAPPAGVAPCASDLDSPWMDSLLRAIAQAWDSRPEDVLFLKEGGSGPEADLVEQLGAPLVFLGAGLPTDRIHSPNERVLLSQLHRGAEAAAHLWRELAAVGAR
- a CDS encoding putative protein N(5)-glutamine methyltransferase; the protein is MTVEPAVVARLRAAGCVFAEDEARLLQAAAADPDTRQALVDRRVAGEPLEHLLGWAEFRGLRVEVDPGVFVPRRRTGYLVEQAAALARPGAVVVDLCCGSGAVGAALLAEAPGIELHAADVDPTAVRCARRNLPGRPVHVGDLFEALPAELRGRIDVLVANVPYVPADAIALMPPEARLHEPPIALDGGADGLAVARRLVAGAPSWLAPGGTVLFEAGEDQVPAALSALAAAGLTAREAEDGERGATVVLGTRP
- a CDS encoding DUF2510 domain-containing protein, whose amino-acid sequence is MTGPSQPAPPPGWYPDPDGAAGQVRWWNGVTWSDVTTPAGPGVAVQASPLLAPPVRPGAANPPELLASGPGGPGRIGWVIGISLLVLVLVVGAGLLVGSAGGEGSPAATSSSSAAVPPLVPAPGPSTFPPGTVRIIDEAAGISYPYLGEGWLEFDLFPQAEVTSIAGQYFTTQELTPDNTIFIAQCTSGPLADGYGWGGPATLASTVATVADSVRGNYYPQPNERRVLREEERTVDGHAAYLYEFQLSWNAPGYDATGERAALLLVDVGRPAPALLYVSIPNTHAELYGVIDRVVGAVEVL
- a CDS encoding M16 family metallopeptidase, whose amino-acid sequence is MTSAGAELTLRHPVERFTLDNGLRVVLAPDRSVPVVAVSVFYDVGMRNEPEGRTGFAHLFEHMMFQGSANVPKMEHARLVQAAGGTFNGSTHQDYTNYYEALPAEALERALFLEADRMAAPAITAENLRNQIDVVKEEIRVNVLNRPYGAFPWLQLPQIAFESFANTHDGYGSFVDLESSTVDDAADFFSTYYAPGNAVLCIGGDLDVAETEKLVQRWFGPVEARAVPPTPPTGEPWPTQVRSDVVEDPLATAPAVALGWRVPDPVGDFDTYLGTVLLAELLSEGDASRLERRLVHDDRIAIAQSSYVGLFGDPFDVRDATLLTTQVHHPAGVPAERVLGAVHEEVARIATDGVGADELRRVQARTEAQLLRQADSVLGRTLAFAAAELIHGRAELAGELAARLAAVTPDQVRTAAQGLDPGTVAVLELRATGGRR
- a CDS encoding M16 family metallopeptidase, which gives rise to MTAAAPDLARVPPLGEPRPQPVPAAEETTLPNGLRVVVVPRPGVPLIELRLRVPFAAADAADAATHTAQGAVLSGAVLLGTASHDQTGIAQLLQTHGAEVSVSTDPDRLLLATTLLPGGLAPVLGVVAELLTAATYPDDKVVGERDRVAERISIARSQPGVIARAALARRRYGDHPYAITVPDEELVGAVDGAALRALHGRRILPAGSALVLVGDLDPRAATDAVAAALGGWSGSGHAVEAPLATDRQLPGIELVDRPGAVQSNLRLGGPAPGRTDPDLAAVRLANMIFGGYFSSRLVENIRERRGYTYSPRSSVDHQTAGSSFLVEADVATEVTGPALLETWYELGRMALTPVTEAELDGARRYILGSMALSTATHAGLASTLSALIGSGLTVGWLAEHQQALAAVTVEEVQDASRRYLAAASLTAVIVGDAEKVAAPLGALAAVGVTEGA